In Camelina sativa cultivar DH55 chromosome 13, Cs, whole genome shotgun sequence, the genomic window ttctctttctctatatagtTTTAGGAACTGGTGGAGGAGGTGGACCACGACATCTATGTGATTTTTCACATCCTCGATGGTACGGATTCGCCGGTTGATCGGGTGGACATTTGCCATGATCACATCCTGGTGGGCGATCGCCACCTCTTATCACTGGATAGCCAATCTCTTTCGCAGCTGTTACGTCTATGTTACTTATAGCAACAAATGCTATGAACATCGCCACGAGCATGAACCTTTTTGTTACTTTCAAAATGCTCATGATGagttgtgcttttttttttgtcttatgttttAAAGATGTGTTATGTGTATCTGTGTATTAAATTAGCTAACAGTTGTTTTCTGAGTGATAAAAAGAGTTCACTTTGTGATATTTATAGTGAATAATTCCCTTGATTTCTTTCATATTATTGTATCACTATTTTAATATGTATGTATTTGTCTTTCAAATTATTGGTTGGTTAATTTTTAAATCTACTGTGTTGTGACATTATTGGTTGgtctatttttattctttttgtttcttatgtgtTTAAGGGATTAGATATTTATTTGTGTATCAAATAGCTAACAGTGGTTTCTATGAGTCATTAAAAGGGTTTCACTTTGTGATATTTATATGTGAATGAATATTTTGAAAACATATTCATCCATATCAAAATAGTGATACAATAGTAAGAAAGaaatttaggaaatttaatttatataaatctttAAATCAATGGTATCGTGAGATTATTGGTTAGTCTATctcattttttattcttttatttttacttagaAGGAAACTAAAGAATGAAGGATACAAAAACTTGACAAGTAGAAAATACATAgatcgatttgattttttatacataaattaactactatatatatagatgtgaaAATAGTTAATTTTATTACCAATTATTCTACTTCTATGTACATAATATTAGGTGTCagatttttttcattgtttggaGGTGGAAAAGAAAATACTAATTTGTTATAGTTTAGCTGCAAAATTATAGTGATTAGGTGTCATATTCTAGTTTGCTGACTTTACTAACGACTTCTCATGAAATTATTTGTTGGCATACTGAAACAAGGTTATATTACTAACTAATTTTCGACTgaaaaataatgaagaaaaatagCATGAATCTATAGACTTACAAAACTAACTTCttttaaagatgaaaaaaaaatctaaactgcTGTCAAACTTGGGATAAATATGCAGTATGGTATTGTAATTGACTAATTATGgaaaaatatgtcatttaataaataaaaaaaaaaaaaaaaaaaaaaaaaaaaNNNNNNNNNNNNNNNNNNNNNNNNNNNNNNNNNNNNNNNNNNNNN contains:
- the LOC109128380 gene encoding protein RALF-like 28, with amino-acid sequence MSILKVTKRFMLVAMFIAFVAISNIDVTAAKEIGYPVIRGGDRPPGCDHGKCPPDQPANPYHRGCEKSHRCRGPPPPPVPKTI